A genome region from Desulfosoma caldarium includes the following:
- a CDS encoding HAD family hydrolase: MTIASPDSLNIPLPSQSLFGPGLPSVVVFDCDGVLFDSREANVRFYNLVMERFGRPPLQPDQMDYIHMHSARESLEYLLGTGPVLEEAWAFCQGLDFRMFNRYLKKEPGLDELLRYLKPRCHVALATNRTVSTRDLLASFHLDSAFDLVVTAADVSHPKPHPESMEKILKAFGAPPQHVLFVGDSQVDALLAQNTGVVFAAYKNPSLSAHLHVPSFHALQAHLATTLDGTGLSHGSATP; this comes from the coding sequence ATGACGATCGCTTCGCCCGATAGTCTCAACATTCCTTTGCCCTCCCAGAGCCTGTTTGGGCCGGGGCTGCCTTCGGTGGTCGTCTTTGATTGCGATGGCGTGCTGTTTGACTCTCGAGAAGCTAACGTGCGCTTTTACAATCTTGTCATGGAACGGTTTGGCCGGCCTCCCCTTCAGCCGGACCAAATGGACTATATCCACATGCACTCGGCGCGGGAATCCCTGGAATATCTCCTGGGTACGGGTCCGGTTCTCGAAGAGGCCTGGGCGTTTTGTCAGGGTCTGGATTTTCGTATGTTCAACCGCTACCTGAAGAAAGAGCCGGGCTTGGATGAGTTGCTGCGCTACCTGAAACCTCGATGCCACGTGGCGCTGGCCACCAACCGCACGGTCTCCACACGGGACCTTCTGGCCTCATTTCACCTGGACAGCGCCTTCGACCTGGTGGTCACTGCAGCGGATGTGAGCCATCCCAAACCGCATCCCGAAAGCATGGAAAAGATTCTCAAAGCCTTTGGCGCGCCGCCCCAACATGTGCTGTTTGTGGGAGACTCCCAAGTGGATGCACTGTTAGCGCAAAACACCGGAGTCGTCTTCGCCGCCTACAAAAACCCGTCGCTTTCCGCGCACCTCCACGTACCCTCCTTTCATGCTCTACAGGCCCATTTGGCCACGACTTTGGACGGCACGGGTTTGAGCCACGGCTCGGCGACCCCATGA